A window of Punica granatum isolate Tunisia-2019 unplaced genomic scaffold, ASM765513v2 Contig00107, whole genome shotgun sequence genomic DNA:
GTATTGAGATTTCGAGCACTGATTTGATCGTTCATGATCCTGCTCCATCTGCTCTCAATACATTGATTCATCAATCCACTCATGATGATATCAATGCTAGTAATCCTCAAACCAGCAGTCTCATTGCCATATCTCTGAGAACAAGCATTCTGATATCGTTCCAAAAGAAGAGACATTGGCAGATATCTCTTCGAAAAAATCCGATTCTTATAGAAAATTCTCTCTCTTAAATGCATGCATAGAGAGGCCCAAAGCATTGCAGGTGAGCCGATCAGCAAAGAATCTCTTGAATATCAGCAGCGATAGAGATTGTTCTTTTAGGTCAGAAAATTTGAGAACTGCAAGCTATGCTATCAAGGAGACGAAAAGCTTCTTCTGCTTTTTATCTTACTTCCTTCATCATGGATGGTAAGAAATTACTTACTTATACTTACTTAACTTAAAGGGCTCGACCAATCTGCTTTGTTATCAGATAAGGAACATATTTTGAGCGAGCCCCGACTAATAATCGAAAGGGCTGAAGCAGCTTGGTTGTCCCTTTTCTAGTAAGGGGGCATGCTTTATTGTGGATATAAAGGCAGCAAATATACGTGGTGTAATAATCAATCtgggaatttttttatttgggcCCGTCTTGATATAGCAGTGGTAAACATGAACTGGATCAAGCGATTCACCAAGACTTTCGTTGAGCATTTGCCCAGAACTTGCCCCAACCTTCTAGTTGGCCACTCCCCTCTGCTCATCTCCATGGTTGAGTAGCCAGTTGTCACGCAGCTGGAAGAAgcgagagggagagaggccTTTAGTGAAGACATCTGCCGTCTGATTGTCTGTCCGCACGTAAAGGACCTTAAGATCGCCACGAGCAACTTTCTCCCGAACGAAGTGATAATCAAATTCGACATCTTTCGTTCAGGCATGGAAGACCGGGTGAAGAGCCCTATGGAGTAAGGGGTTGGGAACGCCCCAACATTATTGAGGACGATGGTGAACGGGTAGGTGAATAGACTCATGAGGAGTctgaaattcaatttctttttactCTAGCAGACATGATAACTGCAGCGCAATGCTTTTTCAACACTGGTCAAAGCAGGGGAGAAGAAAAACAGAAACGAGACGCTCCCAGTCTATAAATGCAAGCAGAAGAGTTTGTAAATCCGGCTCAAAGTCAGCAGGATCTTTCTTAGTTACTTCACTCGGAAGAAATAGAAATAATTGTTACTGCTTCTACACTTGTCAGAATGAGTCAATCTGCAAGAGCCGCAGAAAAAGAATCGGAACAGACAAGCAGGTCAACGAAAATCAAACTGGAGTTTTAGGATGAACGGAAAAGGGGAAACTCAAAGCCCCCAGCTCCTGAACAAGCTTATGACAGAAGAGTGGTAGAAATGGTGTCAAGGGAACGGGTAACAGTTCCCGTTCTAGAGAATCGGGGATAATTTGAGTATATTCTCGTCTTTGAAGCGGATCTAAAAAGAACCACATTTCAAAATGCTGCCGAATCCGCTGAAGAGGCTTCTTATGCTGCTTTTCTACGTGACATATCATATAACATTTGCCGGGAGCGGGGGGGGCCTCATACCAGTGTGAAAGAGCCCTTCCTCACAAAACTAAAAGGAAAGGGTTCCTTGTGGATCATCTTTTGGTACGTCTGGAAAATATTCGTTAAGCAATGGAGGAGAAATCCTTAGTTTCAAATAAATTCCTTAGAAGAACGAACGGGCTCCATAAAGACTTTGTACATACATGCTTTGTGCTGATATCAACgcatataaataaaacaatttcATTGCCTTAAGATCGAGACTGGCACGGGTGGCGGAGAGCTCACTGCGAGGTCAAACTCCTCCCTTGAGAGCTCAATGGAGGACGTCGGCAATGCAACCTGAAGGGGAAAACTTTAAGGCAAGTCGATGTTATGGAAATTCTGCCGAAGTTCGGATTTGGATAGAACCATACCGAAATGTGAGTCTGTCCCTCTTTCAAGGCAGCCTCCAGATTAGATCCCTGCGCCTTCAATTTCATAGTGGCATCCTGCTTTCAAAAGGGGCCAAGATGAGCACGTTGTCGAatcaaaaaggaaaatcgGACGATCATGGGAACAAGGTATACCCGAGCATCATCGCTTTGGTCGGTGGCGGGTGGGACATAGACGATAGGGGTAGTCTCGGCTGGTCAATCCAGTCTGATCCAGCTTCAAAGAAATTAGAACTGATGAGGTCACAAGGCAAACAAAGATAGGTTctgaaagaaatgaaatgaaataagGATTGATGGAGAGCGACTCTGACTTACTGAGGCAAGCTCGTCCGTATTGCTTATAAACTGGATTCTAACTGAATCGGTTAAGGTCTTTCTTCCTGCTTTCAAAGTCGTTTAAATCATCATATATGAACAGGCTGCTGTCTGCTCCTCATTTAGTTTGTTAGTTGACAAGGAAGCAGCGCCCGGGAGCTTAGCCACGAGTAGATCTAAATGGTCTTTCGCGAAGCCGAAGCCGGATACCGTTTGTCTACGTCCTGACTTTCTATCGAATCGGGAAAGCATTGATATCTTAGGGGAGTATATTCTATTCGTGCTTCAAATTGGTCGATTGCGAACTTCATTACATCCTCTACTATACTACAAAGATCATGTCACAAAAGGTATGGGGAGTAAGATTGATTGTTCACGACTTTAGCATATATTGAGAATAGGAGAACCTTGTTTTCTTTTGTCAGCGAGGGCCGTCACCTTTCTGCCTCCTTCTATCATCTTTGGACATCTTTCCTGTTTGCGACAGCCGAAGAGGATCAGAATATCCGAGGTTGGGGTGGACGAAGTTAAGCTGACTCTAACGCTAGGTAGAGTCAGTTCAGCAGCTCGAGCAAAGCGAGAGGTGCGCTGCGGTCGAGCGAATGCCTCTCCTGCTTTCAGTCTTCTTTGCAAAGCTAAAGTTAACCCAATTAATATTTATCTGTATCAATTTaagtttaatatttaatatctCTCCTAATCATCAAATTTAGGAGACTTTTTGTGAGAGAAGCCCACTTGCCCACACTTCTCCCCCCTCCCCTTCACAGGGAGGGCCTCGCCGCCTGCTTATGGATAGGACGGCTACAGTCGATTCCTGAGGAAAAGCTCGAGCCGTTGTCGAACTTAACGCTGGAAAGGCTCGGCTTCAAAACCGTACGTGGAGCTTCCGCCTCATACGGCTCCTCTAGGGATGGAGGTAGGCCCAGCCCAGGCTTGTGCGGTTAAGATTGTTGTACACGACCTCAGTTGAAAAGAACGATGTTTCCAGCTTCTGGTCtttgacaaaaaataaataagtaataacGAAAGGGAGACAAAGTCCTAAGTACATCATAACAAAAGCTACCCATTCCATCTATCATATCAGTCGAGTCGATCCGCTCCCCCTCATTCCACTCGTCCAGCCCTCTTCACGAACTTGTACAATCGATGCGACAAAGATAGCCAACTCTATTATCAAAGAAATAAGGAAACGGGCGACGATTTGGCACCAGATATCCGGAGGTGTGGAAAGAGCAGCTGTGAGAAGCGGAAAAACCATCAAAAAACGACGATTGTTCGTGAAGGTTTCCACAGAAAGACCCCTAGGTTCTGGCAAACAGATCACAATTACAGGTACCTGGGAACATACCGAGGGAATGAACGAAATACGAACAGTTAACATAATATAGTCATAGATCTTAGGTTGTAACTTGATCATGAGCGAATTTGTTGATGTTGCACCCATGAAGTATGAAAAGTACCAAACATTGGGAACTACCCGGGGAGGAGTTAGGAACAGGAACAAGGAAAAGCAAGAACCACTTAAATGGAAGAATCGATTGTATTTCGTCCTTTGTTCCCCATAGCAACTGGGGATCAAAAAGCACCAAATTTGATGACTTATAAAAGGGAAGACGAAGTAAGAGCATGCTATTGAAGACGTTGCAACATATGTCGGGAAGGCCTCCGTTGATTGTGTACAAACAAAATACGAGTCCAAAGGCAGGCTAAGAAAGGCTTTAGCTAATGGAGAAATAAACTCTTCCGGGAACCAGTAACACGTAAACCATGTCAAACCAAGACCGATCAATATCCGAACGGAACGGATTCGAACTTCTTCTAGAATAGGTTCCGATGCCAAATTCAATTCATAGGATATATATAGTTAGGAGTcattaaaagaagaaatagaAAGAAGCAAAGGATTCGGACCATGAGATTCTCCAATAAACCATACCGCTTATTCGCTTCCAAGAAGAAGTTTGATATAGATAGAGTTTGCTCCCCTTTCTTGGAGATCTTCCTTCACATGCCCCAAGAATGCGAATTCTAGCCTGTCTCTTTGGTTAAGGCTTAATCCTACTACTCCTTCCAGCTCGTCCCGCTTCTCCGTAAAGAAGTCTATAAAGGTTTCTTGAGGACTGTAGCAGGCCTTTTCAGCCAAGGAAGGATGTGCAGCAAGCAATTCCTCAAAGATAGTATAACACTCATGTCTCCTTTCACAGATTTCCAGGTATGTATTTTCCGTCGCTAGGATTACGTTATATTCCTCTTGAGAGGATGCTTCCCCTGTGTTTGACACAAAAAGATTCCAATACTTTCCCCTTTGTTCTTCAAATAGAAAGGGACTGTGATCCCTTTCGAGACAAGCAACTCTATTTCGGATAGAGCTTTCTAAACTCAGATTTCGAACAAAGGCAGGCTGGTTCGAAGGTCCCGCTCCATCGCCTGCCCCGTTCCCGCCTGGGTTTTGGACCGAAGAAGGTCCCTCGCCCTGGTCCGCACTCGTTAAGACCCACGACGTGGGGTCCGAAGGCCCAGACGGAGGCATACTTGATCCACCAGAACTAAACATTCCCTCCGATGGGTAGAATTGGGAAACTGCCTTTCCCAGCTCATCCATAAGGAGATAGCCGGAGGCAAAGAGCAGTTTGTAGAAAAGAAGAGTTAGGAatagttttaaaaaaagacTCACCCTTAAAGGGAGtctcttttttatattaaaagcTAACATTTCCCACCAAAGGATCAGTCCAGTAATACCACTCACACGTAAATAGCGCAATACTTCAAAACGTCCGAAAAAACCTGCTACGGAACTACCGAGCAGGGAAGAAAGGCTTGCAATAAGCCATTGAACCGCTTTCTCGCTTCTTTTTGTCTGCGAGATGATCCGCGGTTTGTTAGTGATTTTCTTGTGAATATGAATACTCATAGGCGGTGGCAACAACcagaatgaaatattatttaatcgTGGAAATGCCATGTCAGGTGCACCTATCAGAATCGGAACAGACCAATTACCAGATCCACCTATCATCGCCGGCATAACCATAAAAAAGATCATTAAAAAAGCGTGAGCCGTTATTAAAACATTATAAAGTTGATGATTCCCCCCAAGAATTTGATCGCCGGGTCGTGCTAATTCCATACGAATCAGTACTGAGAAGCATGTGCCCATCACTCCAGCAATGGCACCGAAGATGAAATATAGAGTCCCTATATCCTTGTGGTTAGTGGAGAACAGCCATCGGACCGGATTTGTCATAAAATTGAGATTATTTCGTTTCCTTCCTTATCAGAGAGGGGCCCCTTAGGGAGCGGGGCTTCTTTATTGAAAAAGGGGGGATGGGGAAGGTCCGGAAAGCCCTCACTTTATTGATGGGGCATTTTGAGCCCCTTTTCCTCTCACCCCCCCCCCGGTTCTGGTTCAGGAAAGGGGCAAGGCAATGATCTTACTTCGAAGCAATCTCTGGAGTTTTCCCTTATCCGAACGAGTCTTGCAAGAAAATAGGATTTCATATTGAGCTCCAAATATACGCTATTGGGATAGGATGGCTCCTACTAGCTCTCCCCCCCTAAGAACCGCACGTGCGAGTTCCCCCGCATACGGCTCAAGTGGCGAAGGCCCTTTCCTTCGCGCTTGGTAAGCGCTTCGCTGTAGCCAAGCTTACTGCTAGCCTATCGGCTAGAGCCAAGCTTCGACCGCGACTGCTCGTCGCTTCTGGCCGCCTTATTCCGTCACCCGAGATCCAAGTCAGCACCGGCAAAGATCTCTTGATTCCTTGCGGCCGGGCCGGCTTGGAAGCAAGCTACCTGTCGCCTATCTCACCCCCTTTCTATTAggttgataggttgccccttTCCCCTTTCTCTAAGTTGTTGGTAAGCTTCCAAAGCTCCTTCCTTCAGCTGGGTGAGCCTTCGCTTTTTGGATCGTCTTCTGCCCAATGCGGTACCCTCCCGTTTTTTTGTTCCCATTGGGTTTACCTTGTTCACAGGTCGACCCCATGGCAGCAAGAAAAGGCGATCTTGTGCTATACTCCGGTGATCTCTTTCCTACCGAGGCACGCAAACTCCCATCGTGTCCCAGATCACATTCCGTGAATCGAAAGGGGAAGCCTACTCATCCATCAGCTCCTCTCGTAGATCGGTGCGGTTTGACGAAGCGTCTAAGCACAGTTCACTCGCGTTGATCAATCAAGAGTTTTGCCGCCACTCCAACACTTAAGGTTACCTCTTTATCATACACTTCTTGCAGTCTTTCCCACGCTTCATACCCCCTCTTTCTTCTTAAGGTAAGGTAAAGGGCCAGGCATGGTGGGGTAGGAGCATCCTGTCGGCAATCTTTTGGGCTTGACCAAGAAGTCTTATGTCCTCCGAGTCGCACGGCGTTTTAACCGAAAGAACTTCTTGCGCAATTCATGCCTTTCTGTTTTTATGACCAGAAATTGTTTCTTGATTTCCATTTCAAATTGTTCTCTGGACTTTTTATCAATATGAGGTGATCGTAAGACAGTATATAATACTCGTGATTCAGGCAATCCAATCTTCCGTGTGTAAGGCGGAAGCCCCCAAAAATGGTTTTTCAAAAATGGGTGATCAAAAGATCGAATCACTATGCCTATCTTGGTGGTCGTTACTTTTGGTGGTCTTTCTTTTTGGCTGACTCATCTTCCTGTTCTATTGATCAGAAGCATCCAGCAGCGCCACGACAATCGATTAAGTCGTGGAGTTTTCATCGAGATCCGCTACCCGCGTGAAAaccttttcctttcattttttaaaggCATCGGATTGTACTCCCCCATCATGGAGCTGGTCTCGCAGGCGAGAGAGATTCTTTAAGGAGTCCTCTCCCGTGGAGGTACGTGGATTATCCAGGGCCCGGGCCCCGCGTCCCTCCCAATCGCCACTTGGATCAAGTACGGCCATATGCCGTATGATATCCACCTTGACTTCGAAGCGGTCTTCTGCGTCAAGATGGGCCAAGTAAATCTCCTCTGCCGAGCGGTTGGAGTGTGATCCTAAGAGGCGCTCCCGTATAGATAGAACACTATCGCCTCCGATCACTTCATCCTCGTGATAGGGGTAGGGTACGGGAGGGAGAATATCTGCTTCCCCGGGAGCTACTGGATTCTCGGGGGCGTTTTGGGGGTCCGGCTGGGCCCCTTCTTCGCCTTCAAAATCGAAAAGAGTAGTCCAACCGGGGCTCCTACTGCTACCCGCCATTTCACTGCCTGACGGCACGTTGGAGGGTTGCTCCGCTGCAGGATTGGCAGCAGGTTGACCTCCTGCATGTGCAAGCTGGAACCTACTGCCGAACCAACAAGAAAAACAAGAACGAAAATAGGAACCTCCCAACCAAGAAGCCGACTTACCAGAACGCGGAACGACCTGACCAGTAGGATTGATTTTAGTTTTCCCCAAATCAGACTCAAATCAATGCTGAATACAAGAAATCAAAAATAGACTACGGTTAATACGGAAAAAAGTACAAAGACAACGATCGAAATGCGAAcaaaaagattttttaaattcgCAAGAGTTTTTATCAATCTTCCAATCATTTTCTGTGGGTTGCATGGTAATTTTCATgtagtttttattttcaattttgcacAAGAATGACATAAGTAATGACCACATTGGGGCCTCACAATTTCCGTGAGAGATCCGATCTCGGTTGTTTTCAACTTTATCTCCTTCTCAATCGGTATGGCTCTTGGAGGAAAGTGGATCCAGGTTGGTTTCCCAACCCAACGGATCGTAACCTTAGGGCGACAGCCGAACCATGGTTAGTCACCCCCGCCAATGGATCTGATCTATTCTTCTCTTCCGCGAGTGAGTAGGTGGGTACACGGAACActtatctaataaaaaaagtttCCAAGAAAACTTCGTTCGAATTGCATGTGTTAAGCATATAGGCCAATAGCTTCTTCGCGCTAAGCAACTTCTTGGCAGCTTCAACCTCCTCAACCTTAGATGgaggagaaaggaagaaagactTTCACTTTCTACGCTACGATCTTTCTTCTCTTATGAAATTTCGTCTAAGAAAGAAGTAGTCTAAGAAAGAGAAGGGGAAGTTGACTCCAACTGGCTGATCGACCAGCCCGCAAGCTactccattttcttttattatctgCTATTGATTATGTTCTAAATGCTACTTGCTTATTTACGCAATTACAGCCCCGTGAGTAATAAAGTAGGGTTATGAAGGATTTAGCCTTTATTGACTTTgagaaaaaagggaagaagaaggatcTTCTTCGGTGGATCCCTCTTGTTCCTGTTTAGTCCCCTTCGTTTCGGAGGTTTCTTTCAGTCAGAAGGGCTGCTCTTCCTGCTTTAGTCAATCAATGCAGAAGTTCTTTTCTTCGCTTAGTTTCACTACTCTTGCTATAGGGGTTAGGGCTTTCTTTaactttatcttcttttttttttatggtagAGCATAAGCTAGTCTTTTTGGAATCTCCGCTGCAGTTGTTCACGAATCCCTTTTCAGGGGTGAAAAAGGAATAATGAATCCGGTGCTATTGGACTGCCTTCAAGCGCAGAAcaggagaagaaaaaaaaaggaagtatGGTAAGTTAGGAGTTCCATAAGCCAACTTATCCCCGGGGTCACGAAGATCTAAGTAAGGAGGGAGTTATAGTGACTAGTTTGAAGTGGCGAATGCTCTTTCTTCCTATCTGGGAATCATAGCCTAGTCTGACTCATCGAAGATGCACAGAATcgtcttttttacttttcactCCTAGCTGTGAAGAAAAAAGCAAGTAGTCGCTTCCAAGAGCTAGGAAGCTGAGACAATTTCCTTTCGTATGGAGCAAAGAAAGCATAACTATGGTCTGATGAACGGTTAGATGGCTTATCTGTCACCAAATAGGCTCAACTCAAAAAGGCTAATCCTTGAAAAAGGCGAGTTGCGCTAAGGTCTCAGTTCCAGGTCTAAGTACTACAGACGAAGCACACCGAACCTAGGTTTCTTTCTACCTCGTCAGAGAAGAAGGAAAGTTTATTCCCTTTTTTGTACGAAACTGGGCTATGAATCCAATCCCATCGAGAAAGTGCGAGTGCTTTGATGCTGCTGTTAAGTTCGAAGGGTAAGGCTTGGTCTCATTCCAGTTTGCCACCGTATTTATCTGGGGTGAAAGTTCCTAATctctatattataaaattagaatgTCATAGATTCTATTCTAGATGCAAGGTAAGGTGCGGAGCGAAAGGAATAAAGGCAATCAAGGAAAGGTCGAAAGCTAGGAAAAACCTCTATTTCAAAACCGGGTGTTCACTCAAACTAAAAAAGCCTATCTTTCTGGCACTGGGCATTGTTCCTAATTAAATTCCCTTTCTTTCTGCAGGGTGTGAGATCGTATGAGCTCCTCTATGTTAGTATAGCGCGTGGGAAATACCAAAACTAGCTCCTACTCCCACTCTATCAATTGGAGCGGTTAGGCCTTTTCCTAATGTCCTTCTAAGGCACCAAGAGCGCTCTCACTATTCCTTATTGCCGAAAGACAGATCCCAGTACTCGTCTTAGTGCCCGGTATTCGGAGAAAGGGTTCTTTattagaaagagaaagaaaaggtaTTTCCATTTCCCGGTCTTCCCAACTAGTAGAATTCTTACAACAGCTGAAATAGCAACGAATCCTGCTAACAGCAGAAAGAGAGCTACGCCTTTTCTTCCTATTTCTATACAACAAAGAATTCCTGAAAGAAAGGGAATCCTATCCAATCTCGCTGAGAAGGACGGAAAGACTACCAGCCTATGCTGTTCGATCTCCTCTCCAACCAGTCGAGCTGCTTCGctcctttttttattctatatagagacttttcttcttcaatcGATGCCTACCTCTGGGCAGGACTTATTAAATGTTGACC
This region includes:
- the LOC116190033 gene encoding uncharacterized protein LOC116190033 translates to MDELGKAVSQFYPSEGMFSSGGSSMPPSGPSDPTSWVLTSADQGEGPSSVQNPGGNGAGDGAGPSNQPAFVRNLSLESSIRNRVACLERDHSPFLFEEQRGKYWNLFVSNTGEASSQEEYNVILATENTYLEICERRHECYTIFEELLAAHPSLAEKACYSPQETFIDFFTEKRDELEGVVGLSLNQRDRLEFAFLGHVKEDLQERGANSIYIKLLLGSE
- the LOC116190034 gene encoding uncharacterized protein LOC116190034, whose translation is MGITAAIDSALREATAIESGLPCRFQLAHAGGQPAANPAAEQPSNVPSGSEMAGSSRSPGWTTLFDFEGEEGAQPDPQNAPENPVAPGEADILPPVPYPYHEDEVIGGDSVLSIRERLLGSHSNRSAEEIYLAHLDAEDRFEVKVDIIRHMAVLDPSGDWEGRGARALDNPRTSTGEDSLKNLSRLRDQLHDGGVQSDAFKK